A genomic region of Candidatus Bathyarchaeia archaeon contains the following coding sequences:
- a CDS encoding creatininase family protein codes for MKSFRRSVKILKMRSYYLGELTWVDVEEFLKVHKTVVVPVGSCEQHGPHLPLDTDAYDAFWLSLKAAEKAECTLVAPPIYYGVSLHHMDFPGTITLNPQTLEQIAYEIGMCLTKHGFTKILFENGHGGNTPALEAAAQRIKAETTAFVAIDTVSLIPDFIDQFIETPYDAHAGEFETSTTLANRENAVVKERITKPRLTLPKSKYTKIGLKEAGPKVSWAFRTREISSTGVIGDPTKASKAKGEKAWQLAIERLAELLKELDSM; via the coding sequence GGGTTGACGTGGAAGAGTTCCTGAAAGTACACAAAACCGTGGTTGTGCCCGTTGGAAGCTGCGAGCAACACGGTCCCCACTTGCCATTAGACACGGACGCCTATGATGCCTTTTGGCTTTCTTTAAAGGCTGCTGAAAAAGCGGAATGCACCCTTGTAGCTCCACCCATATATTACGGCGTTTCACTGCACCACATGGACTTTCCCGGAACAATAACACTGAACCCGCAAACCCTCGAGCAAATAGCCTATGAAATAGGCATGTGCCTAACAAAGCATGGATTCACGAAAATACTTTTCGAAAACGGCCATGGCGGAAACACTCCAGCCTTGGAAGCTGCAGCCCAGAGGATTAAGGCTGAAACGACCGCTTTTGTGGCCATTGACACTGTCAGCCTTATACCAGACTTCATAGACCAGTTTATAGAAACTCCCTATGACGCGCATGCCGGAGAGTTTGAAACCTCCACAACACTGGCCAACCGCGAAAACGCAGTTGTCAAAGAAAGAATCACAAAGCCGAGGCTGACTCTTCCAAAGTCAAAGTACACGAAAATTGGACTGAAGGAGGCTGGACCAAAAGTTTCATGGGCTTTCAGAACAAGAGAAATAAGCAGCACCGGCGTTATAGGCGACCCGACAAAAGCCTCAAAAGCGAAAGGCGAAAAAGCTTGGCAATTAGCCATAGAAAGGCTAGCGGAACTTTTAAAAGAGTTGGATAGCATGTAA
- a CDS encoding nucleotidyltransferase domain-containing protein has product MSNLEEGLRWLADFKIPQLLSQRTSIQILYGGNSPKMLKLRRVNIERSEEVFEKIKAYVKAVVSHLNPQLVILFGSFATGDINEGSDVDILVVADFKEDFPERIGTLMKLNTFWHTSRAFGLHARGV; this is encoded by the coding sequence ATGAGCAATTTAGAGGAAGGCCTAAGATGGCTAGCCGACTTCAAGATACCCCAACTTTTATCCCAAAGGACCAGCATACAAATATTATACGGAGGAAATAGCCCGAAGATGCTTAAATTACGCAGAGTCAATATTGAAAGAAGTGAAGAAGTTTTTGAGAAAATAAAGGCCTATGTAAAGGCGGTTGTCAGCCATCTTAATCCACAGCTAGTCATCCTTTTCGGTTCCTTTGCAACTGGTGACATAAATGAGGGCTCAGATGTTGATATACTCGTTGTTGCTGATTTCAAAGAAGATTTCCCCGAAAGAATAGGAACGCTGATGAAATTGAATACTTTTTGGCATACCAGTCGAGCCTTTGGGCTACACGCCCGAGGAGTTTGA